The genome window TTTCTTCAACAATAAATGCTTCCAAAATATCACCAACTTTAATATCATTATAATTTTCTACGCCGATACCGCACTCAAAACCTTGTGCAACTTCTTTTGCATCGTCTTTAAAGCGTTTTAAAGAACCAATTTTTCCAGTGTAAATAACCACACCATCTCGTACTATTCTAACATGAGAATTACGTATTACTTTTCCATCAGAAATCATACTACCAGCAATAACTCCAACCTTAGGAACAGAGAAAGTGTTCCGCACTTCTGCATGCCCAATAATTTTATCTTGCTTGATAGGAGCTAAAGTACCAACCATTGCAGCTTGAACAGCTTCAATAAGTTCATAAATAATGCTGTAGCATTGAATTTTAATGCCTGCCTGTTCAGCTACTTGTGCAGCAACTCTATCAGGACGAACATTAAAACCAAGAATAAGAGCATTTGAAGCTTTTGCTAATATGACATCAGTCTCAGTAATACCACCAACTGCAGAGTGGAGAATTTTAGTTTTAACTTTTGCAGTATCTAATTTTGCAAGAGAAGCTCTAATTGCTTCTGCAGAACCATGGGTATCTGCTTTTACTATAATAGAAACTTCTTTTGCTTTATCTTCAGCTTTTGCCATTAAGGCTAACAATTCATCCATAGATGAACCACGTTGACTTGCTAAATCTTTTTGGCGTTGCTTTTCAATTCTGTAAGCAACTGCTTCTTTCGCAATAGCGTCACTAACAACACAGTTAAATTGGTCACCAGCAGCTGGAACATCGCTCAAACCAATAATTTCTACAGGAGTGGCAGGTTCAGCTTGGGTAATTTTTTCGCCGTTAGCGTCATTCATTGCTCTAATTCTACCCATTGAAGTTCCAACGACAATAAAGTCTTGGTTTTTCAAAGTACCCTTAGTTACAATAACGGTCGCAACTGGACCTCTTGCTTTGTCAAGTTTCGCTTCGATGACAATACCTTCTGCTAAAGTATCTTTAGCAGCTTTTAGATCTAGCACTTCTGCTTGTAGTAGAATGGACTCTATAAGTTCATTTAGACCTTGATGCGTTTTAGCAGAAACTTGGACGAAGATAGAATCTCCACCCCATTCCTCAGGCATAACACCTTGGTCTGATAATTCTCTGTTAATACGATCTAAATTAGAACCAGGTTTATCTATTTTATTCACAGCGACAATAATAGGCACATTAGCTGCTTTAGCATGCGAAATAGCTTCAATAGTTTGAGGCATCACACCGTCGTCCGCAGCAACAACTAAAACCACAATATCAGTAACTTGCGCCCCTCTGGCACGCATTGCAGTAAATGCTTCGTGACCAGGAGTGTCTAAGAAAGTTAATTTTTGACCTTTATAATCTATCTGGTAAGCACCAATATGTTGAGTAATTCCACCAGCTTCTTTTGCAGCTACATTTGCAGATCGAATAGCATCTAGTAATGATGTTTTACCATGATCCACATGTCCCATAATTGTAATAATTGGAGGACGTGGAAGTGAATTTAATTCATTATTTTGTATTGTTCTACGCGCTAAGATATCACCAATAGTTACACTAGAACTTTGTGTTTCAAATCCAAATTCTTGTGAGACAAATGTAGCAGTATCAAAATCAAGTTGTTGATTAATACTTGCAGACATTCCTAGCTTCATTAATACTTTAATAACTGCACTTGCTTTTTGACTAAGTTCACCTGCCAAATCATTTACAGTAATCGATTCGTCTATACGAATTATTTTCTTTGATGCCTTAGTTGGATTTGCAGCTTCAACTTTTTTAATTTCTTTTTTCTTGAAGGATTGAGAAGCTTTTTTCCGATTAGGAATCATTGTTCTTACAACAATAGCTTGTTCTTCACCACCTTCAATTTCTCCGTAAAGATCTAGATCTTCATCATCCTCTAAACGGCGAGCATTTTTATTGCGGATACGACGAGCATCTTCCTCATCAGTAATTCTCCGTTTTTCTCTATCCTTATCTTTTTCACGATCTTTCAATCTTGAAGGAACATCTTTAGTAGGAGTTGTTGCCGGAGCTTCTCCACCCATAACAAAAGGTCTACTTGTTACTGGCGCAGCTGGACGAGGTCCAAAACCTCCAGTTCTTTCAGAGTTATATCCTCCAGAAGAGCCTGGTCTACCTTGTTGTCCGCCAGCACCTGTTCTAAAGCCTGCCTGACCATTACTGTCACGAGAGTCTCTGTTGCCAAAGCCTCCAGATTGACCAGGACGGCCACTGCCTTGTTGAGCCCCATTACGAGGTTGAAAATCTCTATTACCATTACCTCTGCTGTCACGAGAGTCTCTATTATCTGAACGTTGTCCACCCATCATACCATTTTGGGATTGATTTGGACGACCATAGTTATCGCGTGGATTACTAGATCTTGGAGCACCATTGTCGTCTCTACGATAAGCATTTTGTGAATTAAAACTTGCAGTTGTATAGCTTTGTGGTTTTGTAGGTGGAGCGGAAGGAGTTGCTTCAGCTTTTCTAACTATAACCGCACCTGTCTCTGTTTTTGTATTGGAAACAGATTTTGAATTTTGAGCAGGAGTCGCTGTACTGGACGCAGAACGTATGACTTGAGCAGAACTTGAAGAATTAGAACTTGGGGAATTGGTAGTTTGCACGTTATTAATCTCATCACTCTTTTGAGAGCGTATAGCTGATGTTGCACCTACTTCGGAGCCCTTAGACCTTGATTCTGTATCAGTTCTACTGGAAATTGCCTCTTGAGTTTGAGCGGAAGCAGCTGTTGTCTCTCTGTAATCTGGGGTTGTAGTTTTTTCTCCTACACGTGTAGAAGAATTAGAAACAGTTTGATTGTTAGCTAATGCGGATTTCATATTCTCACTTGCAGTGTCTTCTTCGTTATGAACTGCTTTGTTTCGTTTATGAATATCATCAGATGAATGTCTTTCAGGAACATCTTGAGAGTGTTTCTCAGATGTATCTGTACCAGCCGCA of Pigmentibacter sp. JX0631 contains these proteins:
- the infB gene encoding translation initiation factor IF-2, with the translated sequence MSRIRVLDLAKELGIETKAAIIKLQELGIQVKNHFNAISETEAAKLRAFHRSGKNPEKEAAQKAAASKLIIRRKVEVSPESGEESQEKSNQDANEKVEVAPKKAPVIKKAAAGTDTSEKHSQDVPERHSSDDIHKRNKAVHNEEDTASENMKSALANNQTVSNSSTRVGEKTTTPDYRETTAASAQTQEAISSRTDTESRSKGSEVGATSAIRSQKSDEINNVQTTNSPSSNSSSSAQVIRSASSTATPAQNSKSVSNTKTETGAVIVRKAEATPSAPPTKPQSYTTASFNSQNAYRRDDNGAPRSSNPRDNYGRPNQSQNGMMGGQRSDNRDSRDSRGNGNRDFQPRNGAQQGSGRPGQSGGFGNRDSRDSNGQAGFRTGAGGQQGRPGSSGGYNSERTGGFGPRPAAPVTSRPFVMGGEAPATTPTKDVPSRLKDREKDKDREKRRITDEEDARRIRNKNARRLEDDEDLDLYGEIEGGEEQAIVVRTMIPNRKKASQSFKKKEIKKVEAANPTKASKKIIRIDESITVNDLAGELSQKASAVIKVLMKLGMSASINQQLDFDTATFVSQEFGFETQSSSVTIGDILARRTIQNNELNSLPRPPIITIMGHVDHGKTSLLDAIRSANVAAKEAGGITQHIGAYQIDYKGQKLTFLDTPGHEAFTAMRARGAQVTDIVVLVVAADDGVMPQTIEAISHAKAANVPIIVAVNKIDKPGSNLDRINRELSDQGVMPEEWGGDSIFVQVSAKTHQGLNELIESILLQAEVLDLKAAKDTLAEGIVIEAKLDKARGPVATVIVTKGTLKNQDFIVVGTSMGRIRAMNDANGEKITQAEPATPVEIIGLSDVPAAGDQFNCVVSDAIAKEAVAYRIEKQRQKDLASQRGSSMDELLALMAKAEDKAKEVSIIVKADTHGSAEAIRASLAKLDTAKVKTKILHSAVGGITETDVILAKASNALILGFNVRPDRVAAQVAEQAGIKIQCYSIIYELIEAVQAAMVGTLAPIKQDKIIGHAEVRNTFSVPKVGVIAGSMISDGKVIRNSHVRIVRDGVVIYTGKIGSLKRFKDDAKEVAQGFECGIGVENYNDIKVGDILEAFIVEEIAATLN